In one Burkholderiales bacterium genomic region, the following are encoded:
- the dxs gene encoding 1-deoxy-D-xylulose-5-phosphate synthase translates to MSLISEYPILATVNTPEELRALNEDQLVPLADELREYLIHSVSGCGGHFAAGLGTVELTVALHFVFNTPEDRLVWDVGHQCYPHKILTGRRDRIGTIRQKGGLSPFLKREESSYDSFGAGHSSTSISAALGMAIAAAKQNSDRKVIAIIGDGGMTAGLAYEALDHAGGLKDIDLLVVLNDNDMSISPNVGALSSYLARLLSGRFYTTIHEGGRKVLAKIPAMWDLALRTEKHVKGMVTPGPGTFFEELGFNYIGPISGHDIPMLVKILKNLRDLKGPRLLHVVTTKGKGYAPAEADPVKYHGVTKFDPKVGIVSSKSKPSSLTYTQVFGDWLCDMAALDERLVGITPAMREGSGLVKFSELYPDRYFDVGIAEQHSVTVAAGMACDGLKPVVAIYSTFLQRAYDQVIHDVVIQHLPVLFAIDRAGVVGPDGPTHNGSYDFTYLRCLPNMVIMAPADENECRQMLYTGFRLDQPAAVRYPRGNGPGVAVQKEMVALPIGRAELRRQGRKMALLAFGTMVTPAADIAEKFDATLVNMRFVKPLDDEMILKLATTHECLVTLEENVIPGGAGSGVNECLIAHGVQIPILNIGLPDRFIEHGSREDMLADAGLDKDGINRMLENFYASSISPNKAAIGK, encoded by the coding sequence ATGTCCCTAATTTCAGAATACCCGATTCTCGCGACCGTCAACACTCCGGAAGAATTGCGCGCGCTTAATGAGGATCAGCTGGTGCCGCTTGCGGATGAGTTGCGCGAATACCTCATACACTCCGTCTCGGGATGCGGCGGCCATTTTGCGGCAGGACTGGGTACTGTCGAGCTTACCGTTGCGTTGCATTTTGTTTTTAACACGCCGGAAGACCGTTTGGTGTGGGATGTGGGTCACCAATGCTACCCGCACAAGATTCTGACGGGGCGGCGCGATCGCATCGGCACCATCAGGCAAAAAGGCGGGCTATCTCCGTTCTTAAAACGTGAGGAGAGTTCGTACGACTCCTTCGGCGCCGGGCATTCCAGTACCTCCATCAGTGCGGCGCTCGGAATGGCTATTGCCGCAGCGAAACAGAACAGCGACCGAAAAGTTATAGCGATAATCGGCGACGGCGGTATGACCGCGGGTCTTGCATACGAAGCCCTAGATCACGCAGGCGGCCTTAAAGATATTGACCTGTTGGTGGTGCTCAACGACAATGATATGTCTATATCACCGAACGTCGGCGCCCTGTCTAGTTATCTGGCGCGATTGCTGTCCGGCCGTTTTTACACCACTATTCACGAAGGTGGTAGAAAAGTTCTGGCCAAAATTCCGGCGATGTGGGACCTTGCCCTGCGCACTGAAAAACACGTGAAAGGAATGGTCACTCCCGGACCTGGAACGTTCTTCGAGGAACTCGGCTTCAACTACATCGGCCCGATCAGCGGCCATGATATTCCTATGCTGGTTAAAATCCTTAAGAATTTGCGCGACCTTAAGGGTCCACGGCTGTTGCACGTGGTAACAACCAAAGGCAAGGGCTACGCGCCCGCGGAGGCTGACCCAGTAAAGTATCACGGGGTCACCAAGTTCGATCCAAAAGTTGGCATTGTTTCTTCGAAATCTAAACCGAGCAGCCTCACCTATACCCAAGTGTTCGGCGACTGGCTGTGTGATATGGCGGCATTGGACGAACGACTCGTCGGCATTACCCCAGCGATGCGCGAAGGCTCCGGATTAGTGAAATTTTCCGAACTCTATCCTGATCGTTATTTCGACGTCGGCATCGCCGAGCAGCACAGCGTCACGGTTGCCGCCGGTATGGCCTGCGACGGTTTGAAGCCCGTAGTCGCAATATATTCCACTTTCCTGCAGCGCGCTTACGACCAAGTTATTCATGACGTAGTGATTCAGCATTTGCCTGTATTGTTTGCCATCGACCGTGCCGGCGTGGTCGGACCTGACGGGCCGACCCATAATGGCAGTTATGATTTCACCTATCTTCGGTGTCTGCCCAACATGGTGATCATGGCGCCAGCTGATGAAAACGAATGCCGTCAGATGCTGTACACGGGGTTCCGACTGGATCAGCCTGCGGCAGTACGTTACCCGCGAGGCAATGGTCCTGGCGTAGCGGTACAAAAAGAGATGGTAGCATTGCCCATTGGTCGCGCGGAATTGCGCCGTCAGGGGAGAAAAATGGCGCTGCTTGCCTTTGGGACCATGGTAACCCCGGCCGCGGATATTGCTGAAAAGTTCGACGCTACGCTGGTCAACATGCGATTCGTCAAGCCGCTTGACGATGAAATGATACTCAAGCTCGCCACCACGCATGAGTGCCTGGTGACCCTAGAAGAGAACGTAATTCCAGGCGGAGCAGGTAGCGGCGTTAATGAATGCCTTATAGCGCACGGCGTACAAATCCCAATTCTCAATATCGGGCTTCCGGACCGCTTTATAGAACACGGTTCGCGCGAAGATATGCTCGCAGATGCAGGTTTGGATAAAGACGGGATAAACCGTATGCTGGAAAATTTCTATGCCAGCAGCATCTCGCCTAATAAGGCTGCAATAGGAAAATAA
- the ispH gene encoding 4-hydroxy-3-methylbut-2-enyl diphosphate reductase, with protein MEVVLAQPRGFCAGVVRAIEIVELALDIYGPPVFVFHEIVHNRHVVEDLQTRGAVFIEDLDAVPTGSVTIFSAHGVSTAVVDQAKRRNLQVIDATCPLVTKVHLQAQQYSRRGYETIIIGHIGHEEVEGTMGSVEGPVYVVSTTGDVAALQVKNPDKLAYVTQTTLSIDDTRDVIDVLKQRFPTIQGPELDDICYATQNRQNAVKALADEVNLLLVVGARNSSNSNRLREVGKQHGVPAFLIQDETELDRSWFQNIKKVGITSGASTPEVLVQRVLDKLRSFGVNVTRELDGIRETTTFRLPKSLTLKKAEQTKTEPVAKINI; from the coding sequence ATGGAAGTAGTGCTTGCTCAGCCAAGAGGTTTTTGCGCAGGAGTTGTTCGCGCAATAGAAATCGTGGAACTCGCATTGGATATATACGGACCGCCGGTCTTTGTATTCCATGAAATTGTGCATAACCGGCACGTTGTCGAAGACCTTCAAACTCGCGGCGCGGTGTTTATAGAAGACTTGGACGCCGTGCCGACGGGCTCAGTCACGATTTTCAGCGCGCACGGAGTCTCGACGGCGGTCGTCGATCAAGCCAAGCGAAGAAATCTCCAAGTGATCGATGCGACTTGCCCACTGGTGACGAAAGTACACTTGCAAGCACAACAATACAGCCGCCGTGGGTATGAAACCATCATCATTGGCCATATTGGACACGAAGAAGTGGAAGGCACAATGGGCTCGGTCGAGGGTCCCGTGTATGTGGTTTCGACCACAGGGGACGTCGCCGCTCTCCAGGTAAAAAACCCCGACAAGCTCGCTTACGTTACACAAACCACGCTCAGCATCGACGACACGCGTGATGTAATCGATGTCCTCAAGCAGCGCTTTCCCACGATACAGGGCCCGGAACTCGATGACATTTGCTATGCGACGCAAAACCGCCAGAATGCGGTGAAAGCACTGGCCGACGAAGTGAACCTGCTGCTCGTAGTCGGCGCGCGTAACAGCTCCAACTCTAACCGCTTGCGAGAAGTCGGCAAGCAGCACGGCGTGCCCGCTTTTTTGATTCAGGACGAAACGGAACTCGACAGGTCGTGGTTTCAGAATATTAAAAAGGTTGGCATTACTTCCGGAGCATCGACTCCTGAGGTACTGGTGCAAAGAGTGCTCGACAAGCTACGCAGCTTTGGGGTAAATGTCACGCGTGAACTCGATGGCATCCGCGAAACCACGACCTTCCGCCTGCCCAAATCATTGACGCTCAAAAAAGCTGAGCAAACCAAGACTGAACCGGTCGCGAAAATTAATATTTAG
- the hpnH gene encoding adenosyl-hopene transferase HpnH: protein MGIPLIQQYRIAKYVISQKLRRAKRYPVVLMLEPLFRCNLACAGCGKIDHPEEILNKRLTLEECLAAVDECGAPVVSIPGGEPLIHKDIVKIVEGIIARKKFVYLCTNALLLKKRLNDFSPSPYLTFSIHLDGLRERHDASVCQEGVFDKAIEVTKLALQRGFRVTANCTVFQGESAEEIAAFMDYCMELGVEAVTISPGYSYQHAPQQEIFLRRSASKQLFREVFKLGRGRRWRFNQSSMFLDFLAGNQAYQCTPWGNPTRNVFGWQKPCYLLVDEGYASSFKELMETTQWEAYGAGRNPKCADCMVHCGYEPTAINDTFARPLKALSVFLRGPRTDGPFAPELPVSYPDSAKNFIPVKVSKH, encoded by the coding sequence ATGGGAATTCCATTAATTCAACAATATCGTATTGCAAAATATGTGATCAGCCAGAAGCTGCGCCGGGCAAAGCGTTATCCCGTGGTTCTGATGCTTGAGCCGTTATTTCGCTGCAATCTGGCTTGCGCGGGTTGCGGCAAGATTGATCACCCGGAGGAAATTCTAAATAAACGCCTGACCCTGGAAGAATGCCTCGCCGCGGTTGATGAATGCGGCGCACCGGTGGTTTCCATTCCCGGGGGAGAGCCCCTGATACACAAAGATATAGTCAAAATCGTCGAAGGTATTATTGCGCGCAAGAAATTTGTCTATTTGTGCACAAATGCGCTGCTGCTGAAAAAACGTTTGAATGACTTTTCCCCTTCGCCATACCTTACATTCTCGATACACCTTGACGGCCTGCGTGAGCGGCACGATGCCTCGGTGTGCCAGGAAGGGGTGTTTGACAAGGCGATTGAAGTGACAAAACTGGCCCTGCAACGCGGTTTCCGAGTGACTGCAAACTGCACCGTATTTCAGGGTGAATCGGCCGAGGAAATCGCTGCCTTCATGGATTACTGCATGGAGCTCGGCGTGGAGGCCGTGACTATTTCTCCGGGGTACAGCTATCAACATGCTCCGCAGCAAGAGATATTCTTGCGCAGAAGCGCAAGCAAGCAGCTATTCCGCGAAGTATTCAAGCTGGGAAGAGGCCGCAGGTGGCGCTTTAATCAATCGAGCATGTTTCTTGATTTTCTGGCGGGGAACCAGGCTTATCAGTGCACTCCGTGGGGCAATCCAACCCGCAATGTTTTCGGTTGGCAGAAGCCGTGCTATTTGCTTGTGGACGAGGGTTACGCTTCCAGTTTTAAGGAATTGATGGAAACCACACAATGGGAGGCCTACGGCGCCGGCCGCAATCCAAAATGCGCCGACTGCATGGTGCATTGTGGCTATGAACCTACCGCGATAAATGACACGTTCGCCCGACCCCTGAAAGCACTCAGCGTTTTCCTGCGCGGCCCGAGGACTGACGGGCCTTTCGCGCCGGAGCTGCCTGTGAGCTATCCCGATTCCGCCAAGAACTTTATTCCGGTTAAGGTCAGCAAGCATTAG
- a CDS encoding ABC transporter substrate-binding protein codes for MTELLVIALVTGSALMWLGLLLVPWRPWSSEPFLDAQSGGDDLRGITALMPARNEAAVIAKTLAALNIQGRNLSLVVVDDQSTDKTAELARQMWADKLAVVAGAPLPSGWSGKLWALEQGRQHVNTPLVLLMDADIELKPGIISRLREHMQRHDVVFISLMAAPMMCNFWEKLLMPAFVYFFKLLYPFRLSNSGNSTVAAAAGGCILMESRVLEEIGGFAALKHELIDDCSLARCVKSQGHKTWIGLTHSACSIRPYRQVKDIWNMVSRTAFTQLHYSFGLLLACTGIMVIAFGVPVAGLFFPGASARFLALAACGAMALSYFPTLKFYRRSGFWVLSLPVVGMLYLCMTWASALRYFRGERARWKGRSYDARASSMHSALHLLLQVLAAGMLMAAPAVPLHAASAEKAASVVERFQSTLISVMKDAKKLGYEGRYKILAPAVEESHDLPGIAQFAAGRYWDKLSEQQRKTYVATFAKLSIATYAYRFDDYSGEAFKTVSEEAISNGDELVHTVLTSPNSDNVHFDYILRRKDGVWRIINIIVDGVSDLAIKRAEYSNVIRDQGGDVLIAKLQGQITNYSKPASTNN; via the coding sequence ATGACCGAGTTGCTCGTGATCGCTTTAGTTACGGGATCAGCCCTTATGTGGTTGGGATTGCTGCTGGTACCGTGGCGTCCTTGGTCTTCTGAGCCATTTCTCGACGCACAATCCGGCGGCGACGACTTGAGGGGTATCACGGCACTCATGCCCGCCCGCAATGAAGCGGCCGTCATCGCGAAAACGCTTGCTGCGTTAAACATCCAGGGCCGCAATCTTTCGTTGGTCGTGGTCGATGACCAATCTACGGATAAAACGGCAGAACTCGCCCGCCAAATGTGGGCTGACAAGCTTGCCGTAGTTGCGGGCGCGCCATTGCCTTCGGGATGGAGCGGCAAGCTGTGGGCTCTGGAACAAGGACGGCAGCATGTGAATACCCCGCTGGTGTTGCTCATGGATGCCGATATCGAGCTCAAACCCGGCATCATTAGCCGCCTGCGTGAACATATGCAACGGCATGATGTGGTTTTTATATCGCTGATGGCGGCGCCGATGATGTGCAATTTTTGGGAGAAATTGCTGATGCCGGCTTTCGTATATTTTTTTAAATTGCTTTACCCATTCCGCCTTTCGAACTCAGGCAACAGCACGGTCGCCGCGGCTGCCGGCGGTTGCATTTTGATGGAGTCCCGCGTGCTCGAAGAAATCGGCGGTTTTGCGGCGCTCAAGCACGAATTGATAGATGATTGCAGTCTGGCACGATGCGTTAAGTCACAAGGGCATAAAACATGGATCGGATTGACCCATTCGGCTTGCAGCATTCGTCCATATCGGCAAGTTAAGGACATCTGGAATATGGTGTCACGCACTGCCTTTACCCAGTTGCATTACTCATTCGGGCTGCTGTTGGCCTGCACCGGAATCATGGTTATTGCGTTTGGCGTGCCGGTTGCAGGATTATTCTTTCCCGGTGCCAGTGCCCGGTTTCTGGCGCTAGCCGCCTGTGGCGCCATGGCATTGTCCTATTTTCCCACGCTGAAGTTTTACCGCCGCTCTGGCTTCTGGGTCTTGAGCTTGCCGGTCGTCGGGATGCTTTATCTGTGCATGACCTGGGCGTCTGCTTTGCGCTACTTTCGCGGCGAGCGCGCACGCTGGAAAGGCCGTAGTTATGATGCGCGTGCAAGCAGCATGCATTCAGCGCTGCATCTGCTGTTGCAAGTTCTCGCAGCCGGTATGTTGATGGCGGCCCCGGCGGTGCCGCTTCATGCGGCGTCTGCCGAGAAAGCAGCGTCGGTGGTGGAACGTTTTCAAAGCACGCTGATTTCCGTAATGAAGGACGCAAAAAAGCTTGGCTACGAAGGGCGCTATAAAATTCTGGCCCCGGCGGTGGAGGAGAGCCACGATCTTCCAGGCATTGCGCAATTTGCTGCGGGCCGCTATTGGGATAAGCTCAGCGAGCAGCAGAGAAAAACCTACGTGGCCACTTTCGCCAAATTGAGCATTGCGACGTATGCCTATCGCTTTGACGACTACTCTGGCGAAGCCTTCAAAACAGTTTCGGAGGAAGCCATCAGCAATGGTGACGAGCTGGTCCATACCGTGCTTACCTCTCCGAACAGCGACAACGTACATTTCGACTATATACTGCGCCGCAAAGATGGAGTTTGGCGTATCATTAATATCATCGTCGACGGCGTAAGCGATCTGGCGATCAAGCGTGCCGAGTACTCCAATGTCATTCGCGACCAGGGCGGGGACGTGTTGATAGCCAAGTTGCAGGGACAGATAACTAATTATTCTAAGCCGGCAAGTACTAATAATTAA
- a CDS encoding VacJ family lipoprotein gives MEHRQLQACMKINKKNAVMVLLTCAIVLSTGCASTPKGTDNSDPYEGVNRKIFAFNDTLDRHILKPVADAYVKVTPEPARTSVSNFFSNLGYLNVVLNDFLQGKFKQGAADLSRFLINSTVGSLGLVDVASKVGLKAHDEDTGQTLARYGTPQGPYLVIPFLGPNTTRNVPDLGTSTVTSGLFYVGTLVVTLPLGALKVVSDRANASNTLNIVNEAALDRYIFIRDAYLQHRNYLIYDGHPPPPKYDEDDGNDEAPAQTPKSKDHGSEGAPTSMPKSEDGKSDVAPAEASR, from the coding sequence ATGGAACATCGTCAGCTGCAGGCTTGCATGAAAATAAACAAAAAAAATGCAGTCATGGTGCTGCTAACATGCGCTATTGTGCTGTCCACAGGGTGTGCCAGCACTCCCAAGGGAACCGATAACAGCGATCCTTATGAGGGGGTGAACCGCAAAATTTTCGCGTTCAACGATACGCTCGATCGCCATATACTCAAACCCGTTGCCGATGCCTATGTGAAAGTCACGCCTGAACCGGCTAGAACTTCGGTTTCCAATTTTTTTTCGAATCTCGGCTACCTTAATGTCGTTCTCAATGATTTTCTCCAGGGCAAGTTCAAGCAAGGTGCTGCCGACTTGTCCCGTTTCCTCATCAACAGCACCGTGGGTTCATTGGGGCTGGTGGATGTAGCGAGCAAGGTGGGGTTGAAGGCGCACGATGAGGATACAGGGCAAACACTGGCCAGGTATGGCACGCCTCAGGGACCTTATTTGGTGATACCCTTTCTTGGCCCAAACACGACGCGCAATGTGCCCGATTTAGGCACGAGCACCGTAACCAGCGGTTTGTTTTACGTTGGTACCCTTGTTGTCACCCTGCCTTTGGGTGCGCTGAAAGTGGTCAGCGACAGGGCCAACGCTTCAAACACCCTAAACATTGTCAACGAAGCGGCGCTTGACCGATATATATTCATACGTGATGCTTATCTGCAGCACCGCAATTACCTTATATACGATGGCCATCCTCCGCCGCCAAAATACGACGAAGACGACGGAAATGATGAAGCACCTGCGCAGACGCCTAAGTCAAAAGACCATGGAAGCGAAGGTGCGCCAACCTCGATGCCCAAATCCGAAGACGGGAAAAGCGATGTAGCGCCCGCTGAAGCCTCGCGGTAA
- a CDS encoding lysylphosphatidylglycerol synthase domain-containing protein produces MKLSIAIAAVAGLLAAILLIGYHGFLAVSDLLLAVGWGMVVVSAYHLVPVTFSSLAWRRVLRNTWRRPLAVFIWARLVREAVGSLLPVMQVGGELVGARILTFRGAAAGIAGASVVVDLTLEAIAQFFFTLLGLVLLVLIGGSEQTVRWIAAGLVVAALALGGFVLAQRKGMFKLVEAFIEKIADKWVWLSLGKIGNVHETIQKLYRERRALAAAGVTHLFSWIISAGEVWLALYFMGSPVSFLEALILESLSYAVKSAAFVVPGQLGVQEGAYMLLGQMLGLTPETGLALSLVKRVRVLLLGIPALLGWQAQESGRLWLRAKRSKSDRI; encoded by the coding sequence ATGAAGCTCTCCATTGCCATTGCCGCAGTTGCGGGTCTGCTCGCCGCGATTCTATTGATTGGCTACCACGGTTTTCTTGCAGTGTCCGATCTGCTGCTCGCCGTTGGTTGGGGCATGGTCGTAGTGAGCGCGTATCACCTTGTTCCGGTAACGTTCTCATCGCTGGCGTGGCGCAGAGTGTTGCGCAACACGTGGCGCAGACCGCTGGCGGTATTTATCTGGGCGCGCTTGGTGCGCGAGGCGGTTGGCAGCCTGCTGCCGGTAATGCAGGTGGGCGGGGAACTCGTCGGTGCGAGAATTCTGACCTTCCGCGGTGCCGCGGCGGGAATCGCCGGCGCCAGCGTGGTTGTGGACCTTACGCTCGAGGCCATCGCGCAATTTTTTTTCACGCTGCTTGGACTGGTGCTCCTGGTACTCATTGGCGGCTCGGAGCAGACGGTGCGCTGGATTGCGGCCGGACTTGTTGTAGCAGCGCTCGCCTTGGGCGGTTTTGTCCTTGCCCAGCGCAAAGGCATGTTCAAGCTGGTCGAAGCTTTCATCGAGAAAATCGCCGACAAGTGGGTGTGGCTTTCCTTGGGAAAAATTGGCAATGTGCACGAAACCATCCAGAAACTCTACAGGGAACGCCGCGCACTTGCCGCCGCAGGTGTAACACATCTCTTCTCATGGATTATCAGCGCAGGCGAGGTGTGGCTGGCGCTGTATTTTATGGGCAGTCCGGTGAGCTTCCTCGAAGCCCTGATTCTCGAAAGCCTGAGCTACGCGGTGAAAAGCGCCGCGTTTGTGGTCCCCGGCCAGCTAGGCGTGCAGGAAGGCGCTTACATGTTGCTGGGCCAAATGCTGGGTCTCACTCCGGAAACGGGATTAGCCCTGTCCCTGGTAAAACGCGTGCGGGTACTGCTTCTCGGAATTCCAGCGCTCCTGGGATGGCAAGCACAGGAAAGTGGACGCTTGTGGCTTAGAGCCAAGCGCAGCAAAAGCGATCGGATTTGA
- a CDS encoding MMPL family transporter — MELLALVGHTYRRAIVRIVEFCARFATWVVGSIALLTVVVSYYAITHTVLDTDSSELLDPKLHFRILEDQLEKAFPQNSDVIVVMIDGNTPEQANAASQTLIAQLKREKTDIESVYDPEQTSFFSQNGLLYLDKKELLQLSDRLTEAAPFLGTLAQDPSLRGLFTVIGRALDENLSADYRGRLKKMLDSISRIAEAQLAGQQLKQSWRGLFIEGSLAQGNDLRHFFLVKPKFDYTSMRPGQEAVETIRRVAQQLQLDPQHGVRVRLTGDVPIRDDQLASVSRGAGIAVFLSTTMVCLILIAGLRSARLVVAILITLFVGLIWTAAYTAFAIGHLNLISVTFAVLFIGLAVDFGIQFGMRYKEELHRTKSYDLALTETAYGAGGMLTLAAVAAAISFFSFIPTSYRGLAELGVISGMSMFIALISNFTLLPALLKLMPVDIESRLPKSSVLTRLRFPLRRYRKRILIVAALVGAISLALLPRVRFDFNPLNLQDPNTESVSTFLAMLKDPNATPYTIDILAKNLNEANKIAAKVETLPVVDKAVTLDSFVPDDQDEKLAIIADMALVLEPLIRPTMVPPPTPEQERQAFEKFQKKLSEASQKSTDPVFAASMTHLANVMEKLKSAPGWPDQTLKQLRDSVVSDLPQNLAQLRKLLQPKRIELKDIPPDLRERYVAADGQARVEVYPKFSVVDNKDLRRFAYGVQEAVPNASGTPVALVEGGNTVVKACLEATAIALFAALMLLLLVFQSVYNAILVLLPLILAMVVTAASSVILDLPLNLANIIALPLLLGLGIAFGIYLVVRKRSGLDVEHLFRSSTPRAVLFSALTTVASFGSLAFSENRGMSAMGLLLTLALSFALLSTLVVLPAIMSAIESRK, encoded by the coding sequence ATGGAATTGCTAGCTCTCGTGGGGCACACCTACCGCCGCGCCATAGTGCGAATAGTCGAGTTCTGCGCACGCTTTGCGACCTGGGTGGTAGGCAGCATTGCGCTGCTCACCGTGGTGGTTTCTTATTATGCGATCACACATACCGTTCTCGACACCGATTCCAGCGAATTGCTCGATCCCAAGTTGCATTTCCGCATATTGGAAGATCAATTGGAAAAAGCCTTTCCGCAGAATTCCGACGTCATCGTGGTGATGATTGACGGCAATACTCCGGAACAAGCGAATGCAGCGTCGCAGACGCTGATCGCGCAGCTGAAACGCGAAAAAACGGATATTGAATCGGTGTATGACCCGGAACAAACTAGTTTCTTTTCCCAAAACGGGCTGCTTTACCTGGACAAGAAAGAACTGCTGCAGCTTTCCGACCGCCTCACCGAGGCGGCGCCGTTTCTCGGCACGCTGGCGCAAGACCCGAGCTTGCGCGGCTTATTTACTGTGATTGGACGCGCCCTCGACGAAAATCTGAGCGCCGATTATCGAGGGCGTCTGAAAAAAATGCTGGACAGCATCAGCCGTATCGCCGAAGCGCAGCTCGCCGGGCAACAGCTAAAGCAATCCTGGCGCGGCCTGTTTATCGAAGGCTCGCTGGCGCAAGGCAACGACCTGCGGCATTTCTTCCTCGTCAAACCCAAATTTGATTACACTTCGATGCGGCCGGGCCAGGAGGCGGTCGAAACCATCCGCCGCGTTGCGCAGCAACTTCAACTCGACCCCCAACACGGGGTCCGCGTGCGCCTTACTGGTGACGTCCCCATCCGAGATGACCAGCTCGCGAGCGTTTCGCGCGGGGCGGGTATCGCGGTTTTTTTATCAACGACAATGGTGTGCCTGATTTTGATCGCGGGTCTTCGTTCCGCCCGCCTTGTGGTGGCAATTCTGATTACTCTGTTTGTCGGACTGATCTGGACTGCAGCATATACCGCGTTTGCCATCGGCCACCTCAATTTAATTTCGGTGACTTTCGCCGTGCTATTTATTGGCCTGGCCGTGGACTTCGGTATTCAGTTCGGGATGCGCTATAAGGAAGAACTGCACCGCACCAAGAGCTACGATCTCGCCTTAACTGAGACCGCCTATGGCGCCGGCGGGATGCTGACGCTGGCGGCAGTGGCTGCTGCCATCAGCTTTTTTTCCTTCATTCCCACAAGTTACCGCGGGCTCGCCGAGCTTGGCGTAATTTCCGGAATGAGCATGTTCATCGCATTGATTTCCAATTTCACCCTGCTGCCAGCGCTTCTGAAACTTATGCCGGTCGACATAGAAAGCAGATTGCCGAAGAGCAGCGTTCTTACGCGGTTGCGCTTCCCGCTGCGGCGTTACAGGAAACGAATTCTTATCGTCGCTGCGCTCGTCGGAGCAATTTCGCTGGCCCTGCTGCCACGGGTTCGCTTTGACTTCAATCCCCTCAACCTGCAGGATCCGAATACTGAATCTGTGTCCACCTTCCTCGCTATGTTGAAGGATCCGAACGCCACGCCTTATACCATTGACATCCTTGCCAAGAATCTCAATGAAGCTAACAAAATCGCAGCAAAGGTCGAAACACTTCCGGTAGTAGACAAAGCAGTGACGCTCGATAGTTTCGTGCCCGATGACCAGGACGAGAAACTGGCGATTATTGCCGACATGGCGCTGGTGCTTGAGCCCCTGATTAGACCAACGATGGTGCCGCCCCCGACCCCGGAACAAGAACGCCAAGCATTCGAGAAGTTTCAGAAGAAGCTGAGCGAGGCGAGTCAGAAAAGTACCGACCCCGTGTTCGCCGCAAGCATGACGCATCTGGCCAACGTTATGGAAAAACTCAAATCGGCTCCGGGCTGGCCCGACCAGACACTTAAGCAACTGCGCGACAGCGTGGTCAGCGATTTGCCTCAAAATCTTGCCCAGCTGCGAAAACTTTTGCAACCGAAGCGCATAGAGCTCAAGGATATTCCACCAGATTTGCGGGAACGCTATGTTGCGGCCGATGGGCAAGCCCGCGTCGAGGTCTATCCTAAATTCAGCGTCGTCGACAACAAAGATTTGCGTCGTTTCGCGTATGGAGTCCAAGAGGCCGTACCCAACGCCTCTGGGACCCCCGTGGCGCTGGTCGAGGGCGGCAATACGGTGGTCAAGGCCTGCCTCGAGGCCACCGCTATCGCCCTGTTCGCGGCGTTAATGCTTTTGCTGCTGGTATTCCAAAGCGTCTATAACGCAATTCTGGTACTACTGCCGTTGATTCTGGCTATGGTGGTGACCGCGGCAAGTTCGGTCATTCTCGATCTGCCGCTCAATCTGGCCAATATTATCGCGCTGCCACTATTACTGGGCTTGGGGATCGCTTTCGGCATTTACCTTGTGGTGCGCAAGCGTAGCGGGCTGGACGTCGAACATTTGTTCCGTAGCAGCACACCCCGCGCAGTACTGTTCAGCGCCCTCACCACAGTGGCTTCTTTCGGTTCTTTGGCATTTTCCGAGAATCGCGGCATGTCAGCTATGGGATTATTGCTGACACTGGCACTGTCGTTCGCACTGCTGTCCACACTGGTGGTTCTGCCCGCCATCATGAGCGCCATCGAGAGCAGGAAATGA